In a genomic window of Streptomyces katrae:
- a CDS encoding metal-sensitive transcriptional regulator translates to MTTIEAEGSGAVPVHGYHHQKDEHLKRLRRIEGQIRGLQRLVDEDVYCIDILTQVSASTKALQSFALQLLEEHLRHCVADAAVKGGTEIDAKVEEATKAIARLLRS, encoded by the coding sequence ATGACGACCATCGAGGCGGAGGGCTCCGGGGCCGTTCCCGTCCACGGCTATCACCACCAGAAGGACGAGCACCTCAAGCGGCTGCGCCGGATCGAGGGCCAGATCCGGGGCCTCCAGCGGCTCGTCGACGAGGACGTGTACTGCATCGACATACTCACCCAGGTGTCCGCGAGCACGAAGGCCCTCCAGTCCTTCGCCCTCCAGCTCCTGGAGGAGCACCTGCGCCACTGCGTGGCGGACGCCGCGGTCAAGGGCGGCACCGAGATCGACGCGAAGGTGGAGGAGGCCACGAAGGCCATCGCCCGCCTGCTGCGCAGCTAG
- a CDS encoding NlpC/P60 family protein yields the protein MAGGIGIGLCLGFLVLLVVGTYSAAAGLAGGGGGRPLGLVKGAVPEKYQALVQKWGTLCPALTPALLAAQLYSESGWDPKAVSPADARGIAQFIPGTWAGHGIDGDGDGDRDIWDPNDAIPSAASYDCELAKDVAGVPGDATSNMFAAYNAGAYAVIKYDGVPPYKETQGYVKDIRSLAKTFERPVGRVSPSQQAAGAVYFAQKQLGTPYLWGGDGTAADNGRFDCSGLTKAAYESVGVELPRVANDQYNAGSHPSRNELLPGDLVFFSDDLTNSREIRHVGLYVGGGYMINAPYTGAVIRFDKIDTPDYFGATRVTKEGAEALPERSPGAPKPS from the coding sequence GCTCCTCGTGGTGGGCACCTACTCGGCCGCGGCCGGTCTCGCCGGTGGGGGCGGAGGCCGGCCCCTCGGACTGGTCAAGGGCGCCGTGCCGGAGAAGTACCAGGCCTTGGTGCAGAAGTGGGGCACCCTCTGCCCGGCGCTGACCCCCGCGCTGCTCGCGGCCCAGCTGTACTCCGAGAGCGGCTGGGACCCGAAGGCCGTCAGTCCGGCCGACGCGCGGGGGATCGCGCAGTTCATCCCCGGTACGTGGGCGGGTCACGGCATCGACGGGGACGGTGACGGGGACCGGGACATCTGGGATCCCAACGACGCCATCCCCTCGGCGGCTTCGTACGACTGCGAGCTGGCCAAGGACGTGGCGGGCGTGCCGGGTGACGCCACGTCGAACATGTTCGCGGCCTACAACGCGGGTGCGTACGCGGTCATCAAGTACGACGGAGTGCCTCCCTACAAGGAGACGCAGGGGTACGTGAAGGACATCCGCTCCCTGGCGAAGACCTTCGAACGCCCCGTCGGGCGGGTGTCGCCCTCGCAGCAGGCCGCCGGGGCGGTGTACTTCGCGCAGAAGCAGCTGGGGACGCCGTACTTGTGGGGTGGCGACGGGACGGCCGCGGACAACGGGCGGTTCGACTGTTCCGGGCTGACCAAGGCGGCGTACGAGTCCGTCGGGGTCGAGCTGCCGCGCGTGGCCAACGACCAGTACAACGCCGGGTCGCACCCCTCGCGGAACGAACTGCTCCCCGGTGATCTGGTGTTCTTCTCCGACGATCTGACGAACTCTCGGGAGATCCGGCACGTCGGGCTGTACGTGGGCGGCGGATACATGATCAACGCCCCGTACACCGGAGCCGTCATCCGGTTCGACAAGATCGACACCCCGGACTACTTCGGCGCGACCAGGGTGACGAAGGAGGGGGCGGAGGCGCTTCCGGAGCGGTCGCCGGGCGCTCCGAAGCCCTCGTAG
- a CDS encoding phosphatase PAP2 family protein, with amino-acid sequence MAGLTTGGPNVDVSLLYRINSIARNAPDWLDRGVALLASYGLPLAMVLLVLWCWRGARRQDEAAAAESFAALVWAPLAAALALLVNVPLRGFVARPRPFVAHEGLEVLGGVNVGPDAGFSFVSDHATLAMALGIGVFLANRRLGLVGIGLALAEGLCRVYLGVHYPTDVIGGFALGTAVVLILAPLAMAGLTPLARALARAPRLGRLVRAEERVVARPVELAQRPAESDLAA; translated from the coding sequence ATGGCTGGACTCACGACCGGTGGGCCGAATGTGGATGTCAGCCTGCTGTACCGGATCAACAGCATCGCCCGGAACGCCCCCGACTGGCTCGACCGGGGCGTCGCCCTCCTCGCCTCCTACGGCCTGCCGCTGGCCATGGTCCTGCTCGTGCTGTGGTGTTGGCGCGGAGCGCGCCGGCAGGACGAGGCGGCCGCCGCCGAGTCGTTCGCCGCGCTGGTGTGGGCCCCGCTGGCCGCCGCGCTCGCGCTCCTGGTGAACGTGCCGCTGCGCGGGTTCGTGGCGCGGCCGCGGCCGTTCGTCGCGCACGAGGGCCTCGAAGTGCTCGGCGGTGTGAACGTCGGGCCGGACGCCGGGTTCTCCTTCGTCAGCGACCACGCCACCCTCGCGATGGCGCTCGGCATCGGGGTGTTCCTCGCCAACCGCCGGCTCGGCCTCGTCGGGATCGGGCTCGCGCTCGCCGAAGGGCTGTGCCGGGTCTACCTCGGCGTGCACTACCCGACCGACGTCATCGGGGGCTTCGCGCTCGGCACCGCCGTCGTCCTCATCCTCGCCCCGCTCGCCATGGCCGGGCTGACCCCGCTGGCACGGGCCCTCGCACGGGCGCCGCGCCTGGGGCGGCTCGTCCGTGCCGAGGAACGGGTGGTGGCCCGGCCGGTGGAACTGGCGCAGCGGCCGGCCGAGAGCGACCTCGCCGCCTGA